A section of the Chlorocebus sabaeus isolate Y175 chromosome 13, mChlSab1.0.hap1, whole genome shotgun sequence genome encodes:
- the VGLL2 gene encoding transcription cofactor vestigial-like protein 2 encodes MSCLDVMYQVYGPPQPYFAAAYTPYHQKLAYYSKMQEAQECNASPSSSGSGSSSFSSQTPASIKEEEGSPEKERPPEAEYINSRCVLFTYFQGDISSVVDEHFSRALSQPSSYSPSCTSSKTPRSSGPWRDCSFPMSQRSFPASFWNSAYQAPVPAPLGSPLATAHSELPFAAADPYSPAALHGHLHQGATEPWHHAHPHHAHPHHPYALGGALGAQAAPYPRPAAVHEVYAPHFDPRYGPLLMPAASGRSARLAPAPAPAPGSPPCELSGKGEPAGAAWAGPGGPFSSSSGDVAQGLGLSVDSARRYSLCGASLLS; translated from the exons ATGAGCTGTCTGGATGTTATGTACCAAGTCTATGGTCCTCCGCAGCCCTACTTCGCAGCCGCCTACACCCCCTACCACCAG AAACTAGCCTATTACTCCAAAATGCAGGAAGCTCAGGAGTGCAATGCCAgccccagcagcagtggcagcggCAGCTCCTCATTTTCCAGCCAAACCCCAGCCAGtataaaagaggaagaaggcagCCCAGAGAAAGAGCGCCCACCAGAGGCAGAGTACATCAACTCCCGCTGCGTCCTCTTCACTTATTTCCAGGGGGACATCAGTTCCGTGGTAGATGAACATTTCAGCAGGGCCCTGAGTCAGCCCAGCAGCTACTCTCCCAGCTGTACCAGCAGCAAAACACCAAGGAGCTCTGGGCCCTGGCGAG ACTGCTCCTTCCCGATGAGCCAGCGCAGCTTCCCCGCCTCCTTCTGGAACAGCGCATACCAGGCGCCGGTGCCCGCGCCGCTGGGTAGCCCTCTGGCCACCGCGCACTCGGAGCTGCCCTTCGCCGCCGCCGACCCCTACTCGCCCGCCGCGCTGCATGGCCACCTGCACCAGGGCGCCACCGAGCCCTGGCACCACGCGCACCCGCACCACGCGCACCCGCATCACCCCTACGCCCTGGGCGGCGCCCTGGGCGCCCAGGCCGCCCCCTACCCGCGCCCCGCCGCGGTGCACGAAGTCTACGCGCCGCACTTCGACCCGCGCTATGGGCCGCTACTGATGCCAGCCGCCTCGGGGCGCTCGGCCCGCCTCGCACCCGCCCCAGCGCCCGCGCCTGGTAGTCCTCCCTGCGAGCTCTCCGGCAAGGGCGAGCCGGCGGGCGCCGCGTGGGCCGGGCCCGGGGGGCCCTTCTCGAGCTCCTCGGGAGACGTGGCCCAGGGTCTGGGCCTCAGCGTGGACTCAG CTCGTCGTTATTCCCTCTGTGGTGCATCCCTCCTGAGCTGA